The sequence below is a genomic window from Vibrio spartinae.
ACAAGCTGAAGAATGCTCTGCTGTCTTTGATTCATTACATGGTTCTGTTAGGTAGGGATTGTTTCTATATTACCTTAAGTTAGAAGGAAAGTAAGTTAGAAGGACATACACCTTTCAGGAATACACGAAGCTTAAAGCCATGAATTCATCTTATTTGAAGATGGACAGTTGTAAGCAGTTTAAAGCCGGTGAAATTGTTGCTTTAGATGGGCATAAAATAGGAACTGACAAGCTTCACAATGAAATGAAAGACGTTATGAGTTTGTTTTCCCCGAACCTATTCAAAAATGCAATGATTGATAAGTTTTGCACCAGTCTTTCTCAAACTGAGTGAGGGCACTATCCGTTGCCGGTGAGGCGATTAACTGCCCGGCAACATCCACTGGAACTGTAACGGCTTGGGCTCCGGCGATTAGGCAATCTATTACCTGACGGCAGTTTTTAAAGCTGGCTGCCAGTATTTTGGTTTGCGGAGCGTGTAATTGTAACAATCGGCTCAGGGTGATCACGGTCTCAGTGCCATTACCGGACAATGCATCCAGTCGATTAACATACGGCGCAATATATTGAGCACCGGCTGTGGCCGCAAGCAGTCCCTGACTGGCGCTATATACCGCTGTGCCAAGTAGCGGAACCCCTTCCTGTTTCAGTTGGTTCATGGCGGCTAGCCCTTCAACCGTCACCGGGACTTTGACGACCATATTCTCATCGATACTCCGCAGATAACGGGCTTCTTCCACCATGCCCTCTGCTTGTCTGGCAAGCACCTGAGCGAATAGCCGGGGTGATTCTCCGAGTACTTCACGTAATTGTCTGAGCAACTCATGAATTTTCTTGCCGGAGGCAGCCACGATTGTTGGATTGGTCGTCACACCAGCGAGTGGCAAGATACGTTGAAAGTGTCGGATCGCATCAATATCGGCGGTATCCAGATAAATTTCCATTGATGGCTGGCTCCTCGGAATTTTTAATACTGCCCATTATAGATTGATCTTTGTAGCTTGTTATGATCGATATCAAATAAATTTTCGTTAGAAAGTATTGTAATGACCGTACGAATATTTTCTGGTGTGTAATATGATTTTTAATATTCAGCGTTATTCAACACATGATGGTCCGGGAATCCGAACGGTCGTGTTTATGAAAGGCTGCCCGTTACGATGCCGATGGTGCCAGAACCCGGAAAGTCACCAATGTGGGCGAGAGCTTCTGTTCGACCCGAGTTTGTGTCTGGCCGGGTGTACATTGTGTTGTGATGCCGTTCCGGATGTGATCCGACAGAGCGGAGAGCAGCTGTGCATCGATCGGGCACAACTACAGGAAGAACATTTGACAGTTTTAGAACAGCTCTGCCCGGCACAGGCTTTGACTGTCTGTGGTGAAGCGCTGGACGTTGACACGATCATGCAGACTATTCGCAGAGATAGATCCTTTTATGATCGGAGTGGCGGTGGTGTGACTTTGTCCGGTGGCGAGCCGTTTATGGCGCCTGAACTGAGTGGAGAGTTGCTTGCACGGTGCCATCAGGAAGGGATTCATACCGCTGTGGAAACTTGCCTGCATGTTCCCTGGAAATATATCGAACCGTCATTGGCTGATGTTGACCTGTTTCTGGCGGATCTGAAACATGTCGAACCACAAATATTCAGACGCTGGACCCGCGGGAGCGCCAAACAGGTTATGACTAACCTGAAGAAGCTTTCCCAGCGAGGGAAAACGGTGATTATTCGGGTTCCGCTGATTCCTGATTTTAATGCGGATGAGTCATCGGTTAAAGCGATTATTGACTTTGTGACGGCGGAACTGTCGGGAAAAGAAATTCATTTTCTGCCTTACCACACGCTGGGAAAACAGAAATATCAGTTGCTAGGGCTTCCTTATCTGGCTCGTACCACAAGATTAGATGCTCCGGAACTGTTGGATTTTGCCCGGGACTATGCTCAGGCCAATGGTCTGAGAGTAACCTTGAGAGGATAAAATAATGGTGACACTGAATCTGAAGCAGGCCAGTGAGAGAATTCAGGCACATAAAAACGCACTGATTCATATTGTTCAGCCTGCAGTGTGCACAGAGCGGGCCGTTCATTACACCGAGAG
It includes:
- a CDS encoding glycyl-radical enzyme activating protein yields the protein MIFNIQRYSTHDGPGIRTVVFMKGCPLRCRWCQNPESHQCGRELLFDPSLCLAGCTLCCDAVPDVIRQSGEQLCIDRAQLQEEHLTVLEQLCPAQALTVCGEALDVDTIMQTIRRDRSFYDRSGGGVTLSGGEPFMAPELSGELLARCHQEGIHTAVETCLHVPWKYIEPSLADVDLFLADLKHVEPQIFRRWTRGSAKQVMTNLKKLSQRGKTVIIRVPLIPDFNADESSVKAIIDFVTAELSGKEIHFLPYHTLGKQKYQLLGLPYLARTTRLDAPELLDFARDYAQANGLRVTLRG
- the fsa gene encoding fructose-6-phosphate aldolase; protein product: MEIYLDTADIDAIRHFQRILPLAGVTTNPTIVAASGKKIHELLRQLREVLGESPRLFAQVLARQAEGMVEEARYLRSIDENMVVKVPVTVEGLAAMNQLKQEGVPLLGTAVYSASQGLLAATAGAQYIAPYVNRLDALSGNGTETVITLSRLLQLHAPQTKILAASFKNCRQVIDCLIAGAQAVTVPVDVAGQLIASPATDSALTQFEKDWCKTYQSLHF